The sequence below is a genomic window from Opitutia bacterium.
ATCGCCACCGCTTCGCCGTGCAAATACGCGCCGTAGCCCGCGACGTTCTCGACGGCGTGGCCGAACGTGTGTCCGAGATTCAGCAGCGCGCGGCCGCCCTCGGCCGCCGTTTCGCGGGGATCGGCTTGCACGACCTGCGCCTTGATTTCGCAACAGCGGCGCACGATCGCGAGCAGCTCCGGATGCGTGAGCGTTAACGGCGTCGCCTCCAGCTGCGCGAAGAGCGCGGCGTCCGCCAGCAGGCCATACTTGATGACCTCGGCCGCACCCGCCGCAAATTCGCGCGGCGGCAGCGTGCGCAGGAAGTCGGCGAACGCATACACCGCGCGCGGATGGTGAAACGCGCCCGCGAGATTCTTGCCCGCCTTCAGGTTCAGGCCGGTTTTGCCGCCGACGGAGCTGTCGACCATCGCCAGCAGCGTCGTCGGCACCTGCACGTAGTCGATCCCGCGGAGGTAGCTCGCCGCCGCGAAGCCCGCGAGATCGCCCACAACGCCGCCGCCCACGGCCCACAAGATGCCCCGCCGGTCGACGCGGTGCTGCGCGAGAAATTCCCACACCTCCGCGAGCTGCGCGGCGTTCTTGGTCCCCTCGCCGGCCGGCAGCACCAGCGTCGGCACGCCGCCAATCGACGCGTCGCCCGTGAGCCCCAGCACGTTCGCCACCGACGCGTCCGTGACCACCACCGCAGAGCGCGCTTTCCAGTTCGGCTCGGCCATCGCGGCGGTCAGCGATTCGCGCACTGCGCCGGTGCGCAGGTGAATCGGATAAGCGTGCTCAGAAAGCTGAACTTCAAGGGGTTGAGTCACGAGAGTGTTAGAGCGCAATTGGTTGCGCCGGTCAAACCGCGTTTCGGTCATGCGCATTTTGTGCGCTTCCTGCGTCATTTTGAGACAAATTCTCAAATCCCGCTTGACGTGAGATTGGGTCGCATGTGCAGTGCGACCCGTTCTCAATTTCCAACTTCCATGCACCTCCACGCCATTCGTTCTTCACGCCGCTCCGCCGCTAGCGCCGCGCTGACCCTTCTCAGCGCCGTCGCCCTCCACGCCGACGATGCGGGCGACACGCCGAGCTACTTGCCGCCATCCAACGAGGTCCATCGCCTCGCCCAATTCGAAGTCACCGGCCAAAAGGAAAAGAGCGTCTACACCGTCCAACGCAGC
It includes:
- the aroB gene encoding 3-dehydroquinate synthase, which produces MTQPLEVQLSEHAYPIHLRTGAVRESLTAAMAEPNWKARSAVVVTDASVANVLGLTGDASIGGVPTLVLPAGEGTKNAAQLAEVWEFLAQHRVDRRGILWAVGGGVVGDLAGFAAASYLRGIDYVQVPTTLLAMVDSSVGGKTGLNLKAGKNLAGAFHHPRAVYAFADFLRTLPPREFAAGAAEVIKYGLLADAALFAQLEATPLTLTHPELLAIVRRCCEIKAQVVQADPRETAAEGGRALLNLGHTFGHAVENVAGYGAYLHGEAVAIGLAAAARLSRELGLVDTAAVERVERVVAAHGLPVRLREPLPMTALFGAMARDKKNRDGRLRFVVLEALGRAATRGDVPVAPVEKVWREVGAAG